The Deltaproteobacteria bacterium genome includes a window with the following:
- a CDS encoding acetoacetate--CoA ligase: MASGSGNESAVLWKPDRETIDAANITAYLRWLKRTKGLSFDRYDQLWHWSVKEIEDFWQSLWEYFRIKASKPYTQVLAERKMPRAEWFAGAELNYAEHVFRNMSAKRPALIFQSETQPLTKISWNELHGQVASVAHGLRRLGVARGDRVVSLMPNIPQTIIAFLACAGIGAVWSSCSPDFGMRSITDRFKQIGPKALFVVDGYQYGGKAFDRSRENRQLQEALTSLEATVLVPYLDLGARAGNLTNAVLWQDLMRTPAGLEFEQVPFDHPLWVVYSSGTTGLPKPLVHGHGGILLEFYKFLQLHVDLKPADRFFWFSTTGWVMWNIMQGGLLTGATSLLYDGNPGYPGMNVLWDFAEKSKMSIFGTSAAYITACMNGGMEPGRDFDLSHLRTVGSTGSPLSPEGFRWVYDKVKSDVLLGSVSGGTDPCSGFLGSCPLLPVKAGELQCRCLGVNAQAFDPQGNALTGEVGELVITEPMPSMPLYLWNDADDRRYQESYFGMYPGKWRHGDWVKFTKEGGGVILGRSDSTINRFGVRMGSSEIYAAVDELAEVVDSLVVGYTPEKGDYRMLLFVVLLPGHRLDDALEHKIKQKIRTTLSPRHVPDGIYAIDEVPVTLNGKKLEVPVKKILSGIPLEKAVNVDAMGNPQAMDYFVNMVHPEPANR; the protein is encoded by the coding sequence ATGGCATCAGGATCCGGCAATGAAAGCGCCGTCCTCTGGAAACCGGACCGGGAAACCATAGACGCGGCCAACATCACCGCTTACCTGCGGTGGCTGAAACGGACAAAAGGGTTAAGCTTCGACAGGTATGATCAGCTGTGGCACTGGTCGGTGAAGGAAATTGAAGATTTCTGGCAGTCCCTGTGGGAATATTTTCGAATCAAAGCCTCCAAGCCTTACACGCAGGTGCTGGCGGAACGAAAAATGCCCCGTGCCGAGTGGTTTGCGGGTGCGGAGCTCAACTACGCGGAACACGTGTTTCGCAATATGTCCGCGAAAAGGCCGGCCTTGATTTTTCAATCCGAAACACAGCCCCTCACGAAAATTTCCTGGAATGAACTCCATGGTCAGGTGGCCTCGGTTGCCCATGGATTGCGCCGCCTGGGTGTTGCGAGAGGGGATCGGGTGGTTTCGTTGATGCCCAACATCCCGCAGACCATCATCGCTTTTCTCGCCTGTGCCGGCATCGGTGCCGTCTGGTCGTCCTGCTCCCCGGACTTCGGCATGCGCAGCATCACCGACCGCTTCAAGCAGATAGGACCCAAAGCCCTTTTCGTGGTTGACGGCTATCAGTACGGCGGCAAGGCCTTCGACCGCAGCAGAGAAAACCGGCAGTTGCAGGAAGCCCTGACTTCGCTCGAGGCCACCGTACTGGTCCCCTACCTCGATCTTGGCGCCAGGGCGGGAAACCTGACAAACGCCGTCCTTTGGCAGGACCTCATGCGTACGCCGGCCGGCCTGGAATTTGAGCAGGTGCCCTTCGACCATCCCCTCTGGGTGGTTTATTCCTCCGGCACCACCGGCCTGCCCAAACCCCTCGTGCACGGCCATGGCGGCATTCTGCTGGAATTTTACAAGTTTTTACAACTGCATGTGGACCTCAAACCGGCCGACCGCTTTTTCTGGTTCAGCACCACGGGCTGGGTCATGTGGAATATCATGCAGGGGGGGCTGCTCACCGGCGCCACGTCCCTGCTTTACGACGGCAACCCCGGCTATCCGGGCATGAATGTGCTTTGGGATTTTGCCGAAAAATCGAAAATGTCCATTTTCGGTACCAGTGCGGCTTATATTACCGCCTGCATGAACGGCGGGATGGAACCCGGCCGCGATTTCGATCTTTCACACCTGCGCACGGTGGGCTCGACAGGGTCACCGCTTTCGCCGGAAGGATTTCGCTGGGTCTACGACAAGGTTAAATCCGATGTTCTGCTGGGTTCGGTCAGCGGCGGGACCGATCCGTGTTCGGGCTTTTTGGGGTCTTGTCCGCTCCTGCCGGTCAAAGCCGGGGAACTTCAGTGCCGCTGCCTCGGGGTAAATGCCCAGGCGTTCGACCCGCAGGGCAATGCGCTCACCGGTGAAGTCGGAGAACTGGTCATCACCGAGCCCATGCCCTCCATGCCCTTGTACCTCTGGAACGATGCCGATGACCGGCGCTACCAGGAAAGCTACTTTGGCATGTATCCGGGCAAGTGGCGACACGGCGACTGGGTGAAGTTCACAAAAGAAGGCGGCGGCGTCATTCTCGGCCGGTCGGATTCGACCATCAATCGTTTCGGCGTCAGAATGGGCAGCAGCGAAATATACGCAGCGGTGGATGAGCTCGCGGAGGTGGTCGACAGTCTCGTTGTCGGATACACACCCGAAAAAGGAGATTACCGCATGCTTTTGTTCGTGGTCCTGTTGCCCGGTCATCGCCTGGATGACGCGCTCGAGCATAAAATCAAACAGAAAATCCGCACAACTCTTTCGCCGCGGCATGTACCGGACGGTATTTACGCTATCGACGAAGTGCCGGTGACGTTAAACGGAAAGAAACTGGAAGTGCCGGTTAAGAAAATTCTCTCCGGCATTCCCCTGGAAAAAGCGGTCAATGTCGACGCCATGGGCAACCCGCAGGCCATGGACTACTTCGTAAACATGGTTCATCCGGAGCCCGCTAATCGGTAA
- a CDS encoding AsmA family protein translates to MARELKDTRGKRRGWWWKVPLVLLALLLAGLTIALLNIDAIARVQINKALNHYLAAGGEIAGVDIGLMEGRVSLEGLTINPPPTYGERPLLTWDALTVDVAPLSILTGRIVIETIGLKGLTLSVVRDKQGRLNLLQIMNPVASSPDPGDGQSVSDPPWIPAVQVNSVIVEDLSLHLMDRMMDEKWSAGLHVDLTLNDLQLDDLISRDIGVGRIDVTVSDLSVDQPPGFSREPLLAAGTLALRVDDLDLKRSNTVVVSEIGLDTLTVSVERNANREVNLLKLVKSWLPAAEGQAGGGGSTTPDEQADSGLALPTVVVDEIDLMSISARVLDSIEGRPWQAGFEGLDIRIKGAEIGDIARQAVALASLDLDLRGVSVDQPPGFDTGKLFSLERLRVIAEKAHNPGKELVIESVHLQGVTSSVTMRADGVSNLQVVRKALFGSDEAADRPTAAPSESREPSPTAPILPAVLFGKISLDGGPVIYRDEVFAEEPLTAALENIRMEAKGLRLFSDKAGLDPADASLSFELTQPGNLPTAYFGTLATVGPLGYGVPMVNAQVRLVGLKLDTLGSLVPTATRTALGATGLDAALALAMDADSINLNASVLTDHQIRYEGIAVQGPLDKPAVKIGPVMTGVFSRVSDGLVNMGKSGLKSGVDIAEGGIQAAKELGTGAIKVGANLGKNLFETVAGVVTLDSEKVKEGASGTTRGTIDLTKDSVENTGRAAGGGLKNSVSDLKGVERVRAWERDIPDRYRTTMQHAQRVLAEMPYPPVTD, encoded by the coding sequence GTGGCGCGTGAGCTGAAGGACACACGGGGAAAACGACGCGGTTGGTGGTGGAAGGTACCACTGGTGCTGCTGGCGCTATTGCTGGCCGGCCTGACGATCGCACTGCTGAACATCGATGCGATTGCGCGGGTCCAAATCAACAAAGCCCTGAACCACTACCTTGCGGCCGGCGGTGAAATTGCCGGTGTCGATATCGGGTTAATGGAGGGGCGTGTGTCCTTGGAGGGCCTTACCATCAACCCGCCACCGACCTACGGTGAGCGCCCCTTGCTGACATGGGATGCACTGACCGTGGATGTTGCCCCCCTGTCCATTTTAACCGGCAGGATCGTCATCGAAACAATAGGGCTGAAAGGGTTGACGCTTAGCGTCGTGCGCGACAAGCAGGGGCGACTCAATCTGCTTCAGATCATGAACCCGGTCGCATCCAGCCCCGATCCAGGGGACGGTCAAAGCGTGTCGGACCCGCCATGGATACCGGCCGTTCAGGTCAATTCCGTCATCGTGGAGGATTTGTCCCTGCACCTGATGGACCGGATGATGGATGAGAAATGGTCCGCCGGCCTGCATGTCGATTTGACCCTGAATGACCTGCAACTCGATGACCTCATTTCCCGGGACATCGGCGTGGGTCGCATCGATGTTACCGTAAGCGATCTTTCCGTGGATCAGCCGCCGGGGTTCAGCCGGGAGCCCCTGTTGGCGGCCGGTACGCTTGCATTGAGGGTAGACGACCTGGATCTCAAGCGATCCAACACGGTTGTTGTCAGCGAGATCGGCCTGGACACATTAACTGTCTCTGTAGAGCGCAATGCCAACCGTGAAGTCAACTTGCTCAAGCTGGTGAAATCCTGGCTGCCGGCTGCCGAGGGGCAGGCCGGGGGCGGAGGGTCGACTACTCCCGACGAGCAGGCAGATTCCGGATTGGCGCTGCCGACCGTGGTGGTGGATGAGATCGATCTCATGTCGATCAGCGCCCGTGTGCTGGACAGCATCGAGGGCCGTCCCTGGCAGGCCGGCTTCGAGGGGCTGGATATCCGGATCAAGGGTGCCGAGATCGGCGACATCGCGCGGCAGGCCGTCGCTCTGGCCTCTCTTGACCTGGACCTGCGAGGCGTTTCCGTGGACCAGCCGCCGGGTTTCGACACCGGTAAACTGTTCAGCCTGGAACGACTCAGGGTCATCGCCGAAAAAGCGCACAATCCCGGCAAGGAACTGGTTATCGAGAGTGTTCATTTGCAGGGGGTGACGTCTTCCGTGACGATGCGGGCCGACGGCGTGAGCAACCTCCAGGTCGTCAGGAAGGCGCTCTTCGGCAGCGACGAGGCGGCGGACCGGCCCACGGCAGCTCCCTCCGAAAGTCGGGAACCCTCGCCGACAGCACCGATCCTGCCGGCGGTTCTATTCGGGAAAATCTCCCTGGACGGCGGCCCGGTGATATATCGGGACGAGGTGTTTGCCGAAGAACCGCTGACAGCCGCCTTGGAAAACATCCGGATGGAGGCCAAGGGATTGCGTCTGTTTTCCGACAAGGCAGGCCTCGACCCGGCAGACGCGTCCCTGTCATTTGAATTGACGCAGCCCGGGAATCTGCCGACGGCGTATTTCGGCACCCTGGCAACGGTGGGGCCCCTGGGATACGGTGTTCCCATGGTAAACGCCCAGGTCCGCCTGGTGGGGCTCAAGCTGGACACATTGGGATCCCTGGTGCCGACCGCCACCCGTACGGCCCTGGGGGCCACCGGGCTTGACGCCGCCCTGGCCCTGGCAATGGATGCGGATTCGATCAATCTGAACGCTTCGGTACTGACCGACCACCAGATCCGCTACGAAGGCATCGCCGTGCAAGGTCCTTTGGACAAGCCCGCTGTAAAAATCGGGCCGGTGATGACCGGCGTTTTCAGCCGGGTTTCCGACGGCCTGGTCAACATGGGCAAAAGCGGTTTGAAATCCGGTGTCGATATTGCCGAGGGGGGGATCCAGGCTGCCAAAGAACTGGGTACCGGCGCCATCAAGGTTGGCGCGAACCTGGGAAAAAACCTGTTCGAAACGGTTGCCGGCGTGGTGACCCTCGACAGCGAAAAAGTCAAAGAAGGCGCCTCAGGCACTACCAGGGGAACGATCGACCTGACGAAGGATTCGGTCGAGAACACCGGCAGGGCGGCCGGCGGCGGATTGAAAAACTCGGTATCCGATCTGAAAGGCGTGGAAAGGGTCAGGGCGTGGGAGCGGGACATCCCGGACCGTTACCGTACCACCATGCAACACGCGCAACGCGTGCTTGCCGAGATGCCTTATCCGCCGGTTACCGATTAG
- a CDS encoding long-chain fatty acid--CoA ligase codes for MDEKIWHQSYASGVSKTLDYERITISEALARSAEEYPDRTALNYMGKRISYKNLNDMVNRFARALQDMGIAAGDKVGVSLPNIPQVIIANLAILRIGAVTVQNNPLYTERELAYQLADSDSRIIITLSLLVPRMQAIKSRTKLEKIIGTHIHAFLPFPKKQLFPFVKKEMYRKIEAAEDVLVFEDLLGGYPPDPVEDLSRWEEMGAILYTGGTTGASKGVMISHSHLSSNVQQFASWFPDLKRGEERLVGNFPIFHTAGFSAIQNLIIWQAWENIMVPRPDPKINLDILKKYNPTFLPGVPTIFVGLLVEPEFRKLDFSGIKGFFSGAAPLAADTIRDLKEITGATMCEVYGSTEAGPFVTVTPWGGEVKPGTVGTPLPDTDVKIVDIETGEKELPVGEHGEIAMRGPQIMMGYYKKPEETAEVLKDGWFYSGDIGCFDESGYLSITDRKKDMIIAGGYNIYPVELDNVLFEHPKILEACTIGVKDDYRGETVKAFVVIKEGESLTEEEVVAYCRENLAAYKVPKIIEFIDELPKSAVGKILRRALKEREEHK; via the coding sequence ATGGATGAAAAGATCTGGCACCAATCCTATGCTTCCGGTGTTTCCAAAACCCTCGACTATGAAAGGATCACTATTTCCGAAGCGCTGGCACGTTCGGCTGAAGAATATCCCGACAGGACGGCGCTCAATTACATGGGCAAACGCATCAGCTACAAAAACCTGAACGACATGGTCAACCGGTTCGCACGGGCGCTGCAGGATATGGGGATCGCGGCCGGTGACAAGGTGGGGGTCAGCCTGCCGAATATTCCTCAGGTGATCATTGCCAATCTGGCCATCTTGCGCATCGGGGCCGTGACCGTTCAGAACAATCCCCTCTACACCGAAAGGGAGCTGGCCTATCAGCTGGCTGATTCGGATTCGAGAATCATCATCACCCTTTCCCTGCTGGTGCCCCGCATGCAGGCAATAAAATCCCGGACCAAGCTGGAAAAAATTATCGGGACCCATATCCATGCGTTTCTGCCCTTTCCCAAAAAGCAGCTTTTTCCCTTCGTGAAGAAGGAAATGTACCGTAAAATTGAAGCTGCGGAAGATGTCCTGGTGTTCGAGGACCTGTTGGGTGGCTACCCACCCGACCCGGTGGAGGACCTGAGCCGGTGGGAGGAGATGGGCGCCATCCTTTACACCGGAGGAACCACGGGTGCGAGCAAGGGGGTTATGATCAGCCACTCCCACTTGAGTTCCAACGTCCAGCAGTTTGCATCCTGGTTCCCCGATTTGAAACGGGGCGAGGAGCGTCTGGTGGGGAATTTCCCTATTTTTCACACGGCCGGATTTTCGGCCATCCAGAACCTGATCATCTGGCAGGCCTGGGAAAACATCATGGTTCCCAGACCGGACCCGAAGATCAATCTCGATATCCTGAAGAAATACAACCCCACCTTCCTGCCGGGCGTTCCGACGATTTTTGTGGGATTGCTGGTAGAGCCCGAATTCAGAAAGCTTGACTTTTCAGGGATCAAAGGCTTCTTCTCCGGGGCCGCGCCCCTGGCCGCCGACACGATCAGGGATCTCAAGGAGATAACCGGCGCTACCATGTGCGAGGTTTACGGCTCGACCGAGGCCGGGCCTTTCGTGACGGTCACCCCCTGGGGCGGGGAAGTCAAACCCGGCACGGTGGGCACCCCGCTGCCTGACACCGACGTCAAAATCGTGGACATCGAAACCGGTGAAAAGGAACTGCCCGTCGGCGAACATGGTGAAATCGCCATGCGAGGCCCCCAGATCATGATGGGGTACTACAAGAAGCCGGAAGAAACGGCCGAGGTCCTCAAAGACGGCTGGTTCTATTCCGGAGATATCGGCTGTTTTGACGAGAGCGGCTATTTAAGCATCACCGATCGCAAAAAGGACATGATCATTGCCGGCGGTTACAACATCTACCCCGTAGAACTGGATAACGTCCTGTTCGAGCACCCCAAGATCCTGGAAGCCTGCACCATCGGTGTCAAGGACGACTACAGGGGCGAGACCGTCAAAGCTTTCGTGGTGATAAAGGAAGGCGAAAGCCTCACCGAGGAGGAGGTGGTGGCCTACTGCCGCGAGAACCTGGCGGCTTACAAGGTCCCCAAGATCATCGAGTTTATCGACGAGTTGCCCAAGAGCGCCGTGGGTAAAATCCTCAGACGTGCGCTCAAGGAGCGAGAAGAGCACAAATAA